A window from Vulcanimicrobium alpinum encodes these proteins:
- a CDS encoding CYTH and CHAD domain-containing protein produces MHDSIERERKLELPDGFSLARLDARWEPYVASPVEWERLHTVYYDTADLRLTRWGCSLRYRRGEGWTLKLPVPGPSDALRREEHVFAGDGRTVPAAAIDVATAYLRGAVVRPVAELRTIRTRRRVLCDGEELADVVEDDVRVVEGPTVVRRFRELEIELAQTAGDDLLDDLTAHLQAEGAGAADPTPKNVRALGPPAREPEIVSRHPGRRVRAGELALAAIAASVERLIRIDARLRLAPGDEEAVHQARVAVRRLRSDLRTFVPVFEAAWARELREALKWLGDGLAAARDADVMLARIGADLGALPPADRYRGDALLAGFRQARETAHARVRAMLREPRYVALLDTLVEATKRPQFNPCAADAARDVLRPLMRDAWSELRRAVRKRTRPPKDRELHRIRIKAKRVRYAAEAFAPVAGKRARRFGKRAERLQTVLGEQHDATIAQRLVRTEAQRAEASFAAGAASVLEGQAAARARGAWRRAWGKVRRFYRRWTAVARP; encoded by the coding sequence ATGCACGACTCGATCGAACGCGAACGGAAACTCGAACTTCCCGACGGCTTCTCGCTGGCGCGGCTGGACGCGCGTTGGGAACCGTACGTGGCGTCGCCGGTCGAGTGGGAACGGCTGCATACCGTCTACTACGACACCGCCGACTTGCGGCTGACGCGCTGGGGTTGCAGCCTGCGCTACCGGCGCGGCGAGGGATGGACGCTCAAGCTCCCCGTCCCCGGCCCAAGCGATGCGCTGCGCCGCGAGGAGCACGTCTTCGCCGGCGACGGCCGGACCGTTCCTGCCGCGGCGATCGACGTGGCGACCGCGTATCTGCGCGGCGCAGTAGTGCGCCCGGTTGCGGAGCTGCGCACGATCCGCACGCGCCGGCGCGTCCTGTGCGACGGTGAAGAACTTGCCGACGTCGTCGAGGACGACGTGCGGGTCGTCGAGGGTCCGACCGTCGTGCGCCGGTTTCGAGAATTGGAGATCGAACTGGCGCAGACCGCCGGGGACGATCTGCTCGACGATCTCACCGCGCATCTGCAGGCGGAAGGCGCCGGCGCCGCCGATCCGACGCCGAAGAACGTCCGCGCGCTTGGACCGCCGGCACGCGAACCGGAGATCGTTTCGCGGCATCCCGGACGCCGCGTCCGGGCTGGCGAGCTCGCGCTCGCGGCGATCGCCGCGTCGGTCGAACGGCTGATCCGCATCGACGCGCGGCTTCGCCTCGCGCCCGGCGATGAGGAAGCGGTGCATCAGGCGCGGGTCGCGGTCCGGCGGCTGCGTTCCGATCTGCGCACCTTCGTCCCGGTGTTCGAGGCGGCGTGGGCTCGCGAGCTGCGCGAGGCGCTGAAGTGGCTCGGCGACGGGCTCGCCGCGGCGCGCGACGCCGATGTGATGCTCGCACGGATCGGCGCCGACCTCGGCGCGCTCCCTCCGGCCGATCGCTACCGCGGAGACGCCCTGCTCGCCGGGTTCCGGCAAGCGCGAGAGACGGCGCACGCGCGCGTCCGCGCGATGCTGCGCGAGCCGCGGTACGTCGCGCTCCTCGACACGCTCGTCGAGGCGACAAAGCGGCCGCAATTCAATCCGTGCGCCGCCGACGCGGCACGCGACGTGCTGCGCCCGCTGATGCGTGACGCCTGGTCCGAGCTGCGCCGCGCGGTGCGAAAGCGGACGCGGCCGCCGAAGGATCGCGAACTGCATCGCATCCGCATCAAGGCGAAGCGCGTCCGATACGCCGCCGAAGCGTTCGCGCCGGTCGCCGGCAAACGTGCGCGCCGGTTCGGGAAACGCGCGGAGCGATTGCAGACGGTCCTGGGCGAACAGCACGACGCGACGATCGCGCAGCGGCTGGTGCGCACCGAGGCGCAGCGAGCCGAGGCGTCGTTCGCCGCCGGCGCCGCGAGCGTGCTCGAGGGACAAGCCGCCGCGCGCGCCCGCGGCGCCTGGCGGCGCGCGTGGGGCAAGGTGCGGCGCTTCTACCGCCGTTGGACCGCGGTCGCCCGCCCGTAG
- a CDS encoding 2-oxoacid:acceptor oxidoreductase subunit alpha, with product MILNSLEMMFGGQAGDGSLTTGDLIAGVFKRMGLEVYTYKDFPSRIRGGHTNYVIRASEQRNYGMADAVDSLVAFDLEAVQAHIDEMRPGGFVVFDNTSETVDGALRRSDVTWYDIPLAKIAKEELGLELVRNTISLGVLAALVGMDAGIVRADVTAVYQRKGEKVVDLNLRAIAAGEAYVREHYAGVPSGYALRAKPDGDRLIMMGNDAIAYGALVAGCRFMAGYPITPATDILEWMSKQLPKFGGVVVQAEDELAAITMTLGAAFTGVRAMTATSGPGQALMTEAIGLAGVLEIPVVVVECARTGPSTGMPTKTEQSNLNHLIYSGHGEIPRVILAPGTIEESFTLTTAAFNLADRWQLPVFVLTEQALCQSKATLAPFDLDAVEIDRGELIADGELTFGEYKRFAFTADGVSPRAIPGVYGGMHLAAGSEHNDAGVITENAANRARMMEKRMGKLEAMRDELPRAILHGVADADIAIVGYGANTGPIREAVDRLAAEKIPVRFLQLRTLWPFPEDDVRVFVHGAHHVFVVENNFTGQLERLIRAVTGPIDALRGLRKYDGRPFHPIEIIAPIRGIAAVGESVEVR from the coding sequence GTGATCCTCAACAGCCTCGAAATGATGTTCGGCGGTCAGGCCGGTGACGGCTCGCTGACGACGGGCGATCTGATCGCGGGCGTGTTCAAGCGCATGGGGCTCGAGGTCTATACGTACAAAGATTTCCCGTCGCGCATCCGCGGGGGACACACGAACTATGTGATCCGCGCGAGCGAGCAGCGCAATTACGGGATGGCCGATGCCGTCGACTCGCTCGTCGCGTTCGATCTCGAAGCGGTGCAGGCGCACATCGACGAGATGCGGCCCGGCGGTTTCGTCGTCTTCGACAATACGTCCGAGACGGTCGACGGCGCGCTGCGCCGCAGCGACGTCACGTGGTACGACATCCCGCTGGCGAAGATCGCGAAAGAAGAACTCGGCCTCGAACTCGTGCGCAACACGATCTCGCTGGGCGTCCTCGCCGCGCTCGTCGGGATGGATGCGGGGATCGTGCGCGCCGACGTCACCGCCGTGTACCAGCGCAAAGGCGAGAAGGTCGTCGACCTCAACCTGCGGGCGATCGCGGCGGGCGAAGCGTACGTGCGCGAACACTACGCCGGCGTGCCCAGCGGCTACGCACTGCGTGCCAAACCCGACGGCGATCGCCTCATCATGATGGGCAACGACGCGATCGCGTACGGCGCGCTCGTCGCCGGATGCCGGTTCATGGCGGGCTATCCGATCACCCCGGCCACCGACATCCTCGAGTGGATGTCGAAACAACTGCCGAAATTCGGCGGCGTCGTCGTGCAGGCCGAAGACGAACTCGCGGCGATCACGATGACGCTCGGCGCGGCGTTCACCGGTGTGCGCGCGATGACCGCGACCTCCGGTCCCGGACAGGCGCTGATGACCGAGGCGATCGGGCTCGCCGGCGTGCTGGAGATTCCGGTCGTCGTGGTGGAGTGCGCGCGCACCGGTCCGTCGACGGGGATGCCGACGAAGACCGAACAGAGCAATCTCAATCATCTGATCTACTCCGGCCACGGCGAGATCCCGCGCGTGATCCTCGCGCCGGGGACCATCGAGGAGTCGTTCACGCTGACGACCGCTGCGTTCAACCTCGCAGACCGCTGGCAGTTGCCGGTGTTCGTGCTCACCGAGCAGGCGCTGTGTCAGAGCAAGGCGACGCTGGCGCCGTTCGATCTCGACGCGGTCGAGATCGATCGAGGCGAACTGATCGCCGACGGCGAGTTGACGTTCGGCGAGTACAAGCGCTTCGCGTTCACCGCCGACGGCGTCTCGCCGCGCGCGATCCCCGGCGTTTACGGCGGGATGCATCTCGCCGCCGGCTCCGAGCACAACGATGCCGGCGTGATCACCGAAAACGCCGCCAACCGAGCGCGCATGATGGAAAAGCGGATGGGCAAGCTCGAAGCGATGCGCGACGAACTGCCGCGCGCGATCCTGCACGGTGTCGCCGACGCCGACATCGCGATCGTCGGCTACGGCGCGAACACGGGGCCGATCCGCGAAGCCGTCGACCGGCTCGCGGCCGAGAAGATCCCGGTGCGCTTCCTGCAATTGCGCACGCTTTGGCCGTTCCCCGAAGACGACGTCCGCGTGTTCGTGCACGGGGCGCACCACGTCTTCGTCGTCGAGAACAACTTCACGGGACAGCTCGAGCGGCTGATTCGCGCCGTCACCGGCCCGATCGACGCGCTGCGCGGGCTGCGCAAATACGACGGGCGGCCGTTCCATCCGATCGAAATCATCGCGCCGATCCGCGGGATCGCAGCGGTCGGCGAATCGGTGGAGGTGCGCTGA